In Galactobacillus timonensis, the genomic window GCGAAAGCTCCTTTTTCCGATTGGATTCGCAGTTTTACGCACTAAAATAGTGCCATTATAGTGCCACAAAATAAGAAAACCGCATTGGTATGCGGTTTCTCATACTATGGTCGGAATAACGGGATTCGAACCCGTGACCTCATCGTCCCTAACGATGCGCGCTACCAAGCTGCGCTATATTCCGAGTGCCGTTCCATCTTATCGCAGGGAAAGATAAAATTCAAACAATGGCGCCCCCGGCGGGAATCGAACCCACAACTAACCCTTAGGAGGGGTTTGTAATATCCGTTTTACTACGGGGGCACTGCCCTGCCATTATACCGTCATTTTGAATGAGAGGCGGAAGGAAACGATCCGGACACAAATTCCGTTCCTGTTATTAACCCGATACTTTCGAAAAAAGTGGTGTGAGAAAGATTTTACAAATTTAAAGAAACGTCGATTGAAAAGGATTTTTGATTGATTCCGGCCTTTTCTGTTCCGTAGAATGGGAATGGTAACTGAAAGGGAGATCACGAATGGAGAACTACAAGATTGTGACCGACGCTTGCTCGGACATTATCCCGGAATATGCGGACAAGGAAGGGATCCTTGTCATCCCGATGGAAGTCGCCATGACGGATGGCTATAAATTTAAGGCTACCTATGACAATTCGGAATTTCCGCTGGATGACTTTTATAAAAAGGTCGAGAGCGGTGTGATGTCTTCTACTACCGCAATTACGCCGCAGACTTATCTGGATTTTTTCCGCCCGCTTCTGAAGGAAGGGTTTGATATTCTCTACAACTGCTTCACATCCGGCATGTCTTCGACCTACAACAATTCGCTGCTTGCGCAGCAGCAGCTCCAGGAAGAGTTCCCGGATCACAAGCTGATCATCGTTGATTCGCGCGGTGCGACCGGAGGAATGGGCTATCAGAGCTATTTCGCTGCCCTGAACCGTGATGAGGGTATGTCGATTGAAGACAACGCTCAGTGGCTTGAAGATACGAAGCTCCATATCAACTATACGTGGACTGTTTCGGATCTTAACCATCTGCGCCGGGGCGGACGTCTTTCCAACATTGCGGCCTTTGCCGGTACGCTGCTGCAGCTGAAGCCGGTCGGCGATATCGATAACGAGGGACGTCTCGTTGGTATGGGTACGGCCCGCGGGCGCAAGTCTTCCTTGAAGCGGCTTGCGGATATTATGGCGGCGCGCATCGATACGTCGGTGGATAAACCGGTTCTGATCTGCCATTGCGCATGCCCGGAAGATGCCGAGGAACTGAAGCAGAGAGTACTGGAAACCGGCAAGACGAAGAACGTCATCATCGGCCGTGTGGGACCGGTCGTTGGTACACATCTTGGCCCCAGCGGCATTACGCTCTACTATTTCTGCGATCATCGCGGCGGCCTCAAATAACAGAAGTCATCCATGCAGGCAGATACGTTCTGCCTGTTTTGACAAAATGAAATGCAATCTCGAATAATGAATTGCAATCTCAAACAGGTCAAATATTTGGCAAAAATGTGAATTGCAATCTCAAATGGATTTTGCACTTAAAAACTGTTCAGCCTAATCAGCCGAACAGTTTTTTCTTACTTGATTTTATGAAACGATTATGACTCGTTGCTTCCTTGGCCGTTGAATATCTTTTTTAGACGGCTTTTCTGTATGACTGTCAGCGATACCGCGCATTGAACAAAAGTATCAATACCCCATTCTTTCTGCGCAGCAAACCTTCTGAGAACGGGAATATCTTCTTTTTTGTATGATCTCCCATTGATGTAATGCAGGAACGCAGCCATGTCAGCGTCAATAGCATTCAGATCATATGGTGTGTATGTGTAGGAAACTACTGTTCCCATAACGTTCATCAGATGAACGTGCGTGTCTTTCTTCCGGTATATGGTTGCAATTTCCACCGTCTCCGGCTGAATATTGGAAGCACCTATATGGTATCTGTAGCTGTCATTGATGTAATATCCGGATGCCGTTCCTTTTCTGTGAAGAAAGATCTGGTCTATTGCATCATCCGGCAGAATGACAGCATCGCGCAGAAAATAATATCCATTTGTGATTCGCACAAGATATCCGGTTGTTTCAAACTTTCTCATACTGCAATTCATTGTTCTGCGGGAGACGCCGATATTCTTGTGGTCAATGTCACTTACAATAATGACTTTATTCTGACAATTCTTTTTGAGATATTGCAGTATACGATCCTGTATCAGAATGGAATCTACGGAAATTGTTCCATATGCTGTATCATAAACGCCCAGGAGAGCTTTCAGACGCTGCACACAGGTTTCTGAAATCCTTGCGGCCGTACCAAGCAGATCTGCTGGGTTCCATTTTCTTCCGTGAATGTATTGCGCAAGGAAAGGATAATCAGCTGCTCGCTCATCGTTGTTTGTACAGATGTAATTCAGCAGGGCAATCTGCTCATAGTTCTCATCATTTACAGGGAGAATCGTTCCCTTATAAAACACAGCTGTATCACGGATGTCTGCCTTATACAGGCCGCCCGGGTAACTTCTTCGATTTGTGGCAATTGTAGTCGCTGCCGGCATAGTATCTGACATGCCCATTGTGTAGCGGTACGATTCTCCTGTGTAATACCCGATATGATGGCCATCTTTTTCCAGAAACAACTTTCTGATGATAGTTTCGGTAGAAATATCGTTGTAATGCTCGCTGAACAGATAGGCACCCTCTGTAATGCGGACAAGCGTGTGATTCGTACAGAGCTGCCTGAATGCGGCATAGAACTGCAGATTCACAAAAGGAAGACCCTTTTGATCGACATCCTTGACAATAATTACGTCATCCGGGGCATACTGTCTTCTTAATGCCGCAAGAAGTATATCAGTGTTTTCTGGCCGCTTTTCTTTCTTCGGTCTGCTGCGGGGCTGCCGAACTTTGTTTTTATAACATGGTTTGTGTTTTTCATAGCCATGATCATCGATGAACCTTGCAATTACCGCTTTCTGCTCAGCACTCAGCATGTTAAGAACGGTATTGATTTCTGTTTGGTTAATATTCTTTTCCATATAGCTATACAGGCTGTCCCAGTATTTATGTCGGACAACAGAAAGTACCGCATCAAGGAATGCAATAACAGAAAGATGTTCTGATGGCAGAGGAATCAGAGGCATATGGAGGCGCACATTCCTGTTATCAATACGCCTTACTTTGCCATGGCTTCTCTCTGTTGCAATTGTATAGATTGTCGGTTTTTCATTGACGATGCCGGTAATATACAAATAACTGTCACCTCGATAATAACCAATGGTTTCACCATTTCTGCTGAAGTAGAAGCCGCCGATAATCATTTCAGGCGTCGGAGATTTTCCTGCAAATGTGTACACGCCCTTAAAAAGCTCTGTGATCATTCCTTTTTTCAACAGATGCTTCATGCCACTGGCAAATGAACTATCAGACAAGCCGAGTTCTCTCCATGAAATATCCTCACGAACGATGATGCCTGTAGTTCCGAAAAGTTCAATCATGAGGTTATACATCATCTGTGTTGTGCAGTATTTTGCAGGTTTTACGCGGATATGGATGATGCCATCACCTATAGCCGGCACTTCAGGCGGGATCATATGGAGCGCTGCAAGAAGAAAGGCTCCGCTGAATATGGCAAGCAGTTTATCAAGCTGTCTCCGGCAGGAACTGCTGATCAGATGCAAGTATTCCGAAAATGTATTACGATTCCATCCTTTGCCATAAAGATATGCGGCAAGAAAACCATAATTTTTCTGACGGCCATTATCCTGCCTGGCAATGTAGTTAAGCAATGCTGCTATCTCGTAATTGGTATCATTGACAGTAAAAGGGACTCCGCAAGCAAACAGGGTGGTGTTTAGTACAGTGGTTTTGTGCAGACTCGTGCAGCTTTCAAACACATTACTGGCAAGCTTTGAAATTTCCGGTGCTTTTTTTGATAGACCTATCTGGAATTCATAGCTTTCGTCAATCAGATAGCCAATATGATGACCTGCGCGTACTATAAAAATTTCACGTATTGCTTCGCTGTCATCCCATTGCTCGTCCCCATAGCAGTAAACACGATAGGCAACAGCTCGAATGAATCCGCAGCGTGTCAATGCTCTGATCGCATCCTGAAATTGCTTGGTTTCCTTTTCTTTGAATAATTCGCGGCTGAAGATCAGACGGCCTCTGGGATAAGTCTTTATGATCAGCGTTTTCAATTTACTTGGATTTGTTGCTATTTCAATATCAAGTCTCTTTTTCCTGCCGTCCATTGGAAGCAGTTCCGATTTTGTTGGCCTGCGGATCTCTTGAAGAATCATCGCGGATGCCAGTTCCTTTTCATCTCCCGTGATGTTATTCCTGATGCGATAGACATCTCTTCGATGACCAGGAACACATGTATAAATACCAGAAGTCATTTTTGCAACAAGGCTGGGAAATTGATTATCCGCAGTGACTTTGATGCAATATGGGCATCTGTGTCCATGGGTAAATGAATCCGGAGCCATCATAAATGTCCGGCCACAGGTATTATGTGTAAATTCAACCCTTGTTTTGCCATTAACGAATGTACCAGTCATGGAATATTCATCTCCGGTCAATTCACGGATTCTTCGCACATAGATTTCCCTGTTCGAATTTTCGTCAGATGAAAAGCGGAGCGCTTTATATGGATGGCAAATCGGGCAGTATGGGCTCCGAAGAAATACATATGCACTATCAATATTGAATGTATGTCCGCATTCAACGCCATGAACCCTTGCGGGTTCCCTGAATCCATTGTATGTCACAAGAGAAAAACCCGCATTCTTGAAACGCTTCACTGCTTCCTTCTCCAGCACCCGTGTTTCGCATTTACAACGGCTGCCATTATACAGAAAGTTCACTGGCGTGATTTTTACATCGTTTCCGCATGCTTTGTGATGAAAAATCACGGGACTTGACAAGCGTTGAAAATCGCTTTTCAAAACATAATCAGGAGAAACCTTTGCACAAAGAAAACGGAACATTTCCTGCTCAGATTTCTTTGAGCAGGCGGGACATCTCCAGCCTGCAAGGAAAGCATGCGGAGTTGTCTGGAATACGGTTCCACATTTTTGATGACGAAGGGTAATGCCATTACTATGATAATCACCCAGCAGCTCATATCCATGCACTTTATCAAAAAACATATTTTTAGTGATATCATCTGTGACAAGTGCAGTAGGAATATCGCTTCCAAAGAGAAAAGAATACAGGGCAATGCATTCCACAATGTTATAGGATTGATAAACTGCTCTTTTGACGGCACTTGATACACTGCTTTTGAAATACCGGTTGTATTCAGCGGGAATTGCTTCTGATACGCGATTGTATCCGTCTTTCATCGATACGTTTTGATAATATTGTGCCAGCATCTTTGATTTCATGAGAGAAGCAATCTGCTCGGCAGAACAATCAGGTGCTTTACGGAAAAAGGCATTTACTGTATCGGCATATTGAATATCGGCATCCGTTATTTCATCTGTTCCGGTGAAATCACTGATTGAAAGGTCTCTTTTCCGGGGCATAAATTTTTCTGCTTCAAGAAGCCGCCGGTGATGCTTCGTACATGCACAGACGCCGGGAACCTGGTGCTCTCTGTGCAGCCACCAGAATCCATACCGTTTTGTTTCTTCCCGAGCACACTCCGGACAGACGCGAAGTGTTGTTTCTTCTGAATGAATATCTCCGATCAAAGCCTGATACTGCGGATAGGCTCCAAATGCATTTTGAATAATCCTGTCCTGCTCGGATTTTCTGGAAAAAGCTGCTATGACAGGGTAGGTTGTATGGTCTTTGAAATATGACAATTGATCTGTGCTTTTTTCGGAAACATTGTTGTAAAGAACAGGAAGAGGCTCATATCCGTCAAATCCAATCTGTTTATTCGGAAGATTAGGACACAGAACATTCAAATAGAACTCATTAATACCCATGCCATTTGCCTGTGCTAGCCGCATTACATAGGAGAAAAGTGTTTCACCAGGCATAATCGGTATGATGACAGGTATCAGCATTACATCTTCCTCCGGGCGATTTCCTCGATCTGACGTTTTCTTTCTTCCATGGTGATCTTGCTGCCGACGATAATGTGGCTGGATGTATTTCCCTTTGCAGAATCAGGCGATGCGTTCTGCTCCGGCACAATTGGAACGGACGCATCTTTGGCAAGAGAGTGCTCAACGGAAATTGCCTCTTTTTCTTCGCTGCGGGCAGGAACCATATCCTTTGTATTGTTGGTGATCCCTTCATGCCGGGATGCTGCACTATCAACGATTGATTCTACTGTTCTGTTCAGGGCGATCTTGTGTTCCTGACGGTATGCTTCGTTCTGCTTGTCCATGATTTTTCCGGCTTTTCTGAGGTATTCGTATCTCTTCCATGTCATGTCACGGTAGCTGTTGTTCTCTGGAATGCTGGCAATGAGTTTCTCACGAACCGGGTGATTATCGTCATCAAGAATGTAGATATAGGATGTGTTCCTTGGGTCAATTCTGATGGCATAATACTGTCGTGTTCTCTGATGCCTGTAGCGGTCTGCATTGACCTGATACAGGTCACATTCATAGTAAAGACCGTTGACACAGAATCCTGGCATATCAGAGGAAATGACTGCTTTTGCAGGTACGCACAGTGTGTATCTGAGCGATTCATCATCCGGAAGCATCCGGGGATAGTTGAAATTATCACAGTAGTATGTCCAGAGTTCTGCCGGAATAGGCCGGACTCCTGCTTCAATCTGTCCTTCAGACTTCAGTTTGCTGACCATGTATTTGGAATTGTGAGAAAGCACGAAGGACAGGACGATCTTTGTATAATCCTCAATGGTCATGACTGCCTGCTTATGGTGTTTGGAATCATAGCGCTTTGTGATTTTTCCGTGCATAATCAGCGGGATTCCTGTTTCCTGATTGATCATATGAAAGATGTGTTCCACTGTACCTTTCATGGAACCGTTCATGACAGGAACCGTATCAATATCAACATTCAGCTCTTCAGCAATCCGGTTGAAATCCTTTGAAATGAAATCAGAACCGTGGTCGACACGGAATTTCAGAGGCTTGTAACCTGTCGGCCACAAACGATCATCTTCAAACGTAATATCATACCTGCTGCACAGTTCATGCTTATTCAGAGCCAGGCTGTAAATGGCGTTTGTCAGACCGACAACAGAGTTGTTATCAAAAGCTATGGAAACGCCCATGATCATGGAAGTCCATACATCAATGATGATATAGACGATAGCACGTCCAACTGCCTGCGATGGATTGGTTCTTGAAACAAGTGCGGCATCGACTTCGCATGCATCGATTTCAAAACAATCACCAGGGCCAATCAGATTCGTCTTTGCTGATCCGGTATGCAGTCTGTGCTGGTTATTCTCTTCAAATGCACTGGTATCAGCAACAGTAAGTGCCTTTTTGGGAGCGTGCTGCCGTACATAATGGTAGAACTGGTTGTAAGTCGGTCTTTGATTGGCTGGAAGAAGAATTCTAACTACAGATCCATCATCAGCGGTAATATCGCTGGAATAGTATTTGTCCAGCATGTAGTGGTAAAGATAATCCCATGTCTGTCCATGAGCGGATCCATCCGGCTTCGTTCTCATGGCAACCATCTGATCAAACAGTTTCAGATCTGTCTCAGTCAATAATTTTCCCTGATCTAAGCCATATGCTGATTTCCGCCCGGGCTTTCTGACTCTTGTCTTTACTGCTGGTGCGGCTTTCTTGTAGCGTCCATCGATCAGAGCGGCATCTGACAATCCGCCCTGAAGATACAGACGTGTGATTTTCCATACAGTTGACTTGGCAGCATCGTGCTGTTCGGCAATTTTTACAAATTCATCTTTCTTTTGCTTGCCAACCAGATTGAGAAAGGTTGGCCCGTAAGCTTTTGATATATCTTCAGCAATGGATTTATCGGATAGAAACTTTTCTCGTGTACGTGGCGAAAGTTTGCGAGGTGAAATGATTGTTATATCATCAGCACTTACCTCAAGTGTTTTATCTGACAGCCGATCCATGATGGTTTTTACTGTGATGGATTTGATCTGCAGAGAGGAGACGTTCATCTTCACGATGACTGCAATATCCCCGTTATGAAAGATCACCCGCCACTGTTCTCCTGTTTTCGGGTCTGTCAGAATATCTCTGACCATAATTTTCTCGTTCATACAAGCTCCTCCTTCCTCAGCTTTTCAAATGCTTCTCCATTCGGCACGAATGCCGATTCCAGTTCTTTTATTGGGAGCTGACAGACATTCATATCCGTCAGAATCCGTTTATGTGCAATCAGATGCAGCACCATGTCCCTGCGGGAATGCACATCATCCAGACTGTAATATTTCATGACAAGCCGCAGATTCTTTGCAGTATTCGCAGGAATGTCTGTTTTGAAGACAACATAGTAGGGAATTTTCTGTGACTCGTAGTATTTCTTCTCAATAAACAGCTTTTCATCTGTTCTTCTGTCGTCAATTTCCGACTGATCCGGCTTCACCGATACAGCAAACTGACGTCCGTCATTCAGATCGACCAGGAAGTCTGTTGTCATCACGATGTTCTTTCCTGCGTGTGCCGGATGCCGCAAACCATAGTATTCTGCAATAGCTTCTGTGTCCGTCAGCGGCAGGGGATACTGTTCACGGATATCCGCAACGTTGTCCTGCCATTGAAGGCAGAGATAGATATTCAGCTCTCCCTGTGACAGCAGACTGACAGTTCTGCCGGCTTTTGCGTCGTGATAATTAACGGTAGTTGACAGGCCGTGGATCTCTCTTGGCAGAATCCATGGCTTGTACGTTCTGCCATGTCCTTCGCCACGATGCTGTTTCCGCCGTGTTTCATCAGAGATCTGTCTCATGCGTCAGCCTTTCCAAGAATGCTCCCGATGTTGTCTCTTGTCGCAAGAATCTCGTCCTGCATGGCGTCGGAATCAGGACGTCGTTTCTTTCCTTCCTGCTTTGCGGCTGCCTTTGCGTCATTATGCTCAAGCCTCTGCTGTACGGCTGTCACAGCTTCATCTTCTGTGATTGATGCATTTTCGGGAAGCATGACAATATCGTTGAATACCTTTTCTACTTTGGCAGCAGTGTATTTATCGGAAAGCTTCTTTACGACATTCCGCTTCATTTCGATGAGCTGAATATTCCGGCTGTCCTTTGATGCTTCAGACATCCGCTTCTTTGTCTCGTCCTGCTTTTCGTTTTGTTCCACGGAATTCAGCAACGGGAAGTTTGCCTGAATAGCCTTTTCAGTTTTTGCATCCTTGTACTTTTCCTTTGCCCGGGCTTCTTTGAATACATCCACATGACGGTTCTTTGCTGTATTCCTGATGAAGTCAGCGTTGATCATCTGAACGCCACTGCCTGCATTGATCGCATCCAGCTGGACATACTTTGCCAGCTTTACCATGGTTCCAAGCCTTCCGCCTGTAATTTCATAGGAGGCATCCAGTGCTTCCTGCGAGATATCAATCGGAATGTCAGTCCAGCTGTAGGAAAACAGATTTGCCATGAACAGATCAAACAGTTCACGGTCATTGCAATATCCATTGGCGTTGATGTAGGTAGAGAACCGGCGGGCGGTATGACGCTCGCTGAACAGGTCGTAGAAGGCATCATCTGTGCCAATGACAGACATGGCCACATTCGTATTGTTTTCCAGGGTGAGAAGAGAAGTAACGGAAGATGAAGAGGTGGAATGCCTGCTCATCTGCTGGATTTCATCGAAGATGATCATGCCGATGCCGAACAGATCAATCAGCTGTGCACAGTAGGCGACCTTGTCTCCGATCATCTTCTTCTTGGCCATCTTTGCCTGATATACAGGGTTGATGTTGCCGAGCGCCAGGTCGATCTGTGCAGCAATCGCATCATAGATGTTCTTGAAACTCGATTCGTGAGGGCAGACAACAACGAGATAGACAATCTGAGGAAAATGGTAATCCGATGATGGATGATGCATGATTACCTGCGGGTAGTGGCTGAGCGTCATATTTACACAGGAAGTCTTGCCGCAGCCGGAAGTGCCGAGCATAGAAATTCCTTCGATGGAATCTGACATGTTCCTGGCGGTCATCTTGTGATGCATGATCTGATCCTGATTCCCCATGACGTAGTGCACGTCAATTCCTTCATCGTAGATCAGCTTTCTGCGGCGATAGGAAGTCACAATCGCATTATGGAATTCCCGCTCGAAGTCGCCATGGAAGGAAAGAGGAAAGCGGATATCTGAAAGCTGTTCCACTGCTTCTTCCTTGTCGTACTTGTCCATGGCCGCAATCTGCTCATCCGTCGGCAGAGGAATTGCCCTATTGTTAGCGACCACAAGCTGTTCCGGTGTCAGGAAGCGGGGAAGCGCCTCCACATAGGGATTGCCTGGTGCAATGTTTGACCGGATATATTTGGCATCCACAATTGTATCGGCATCAAGGCTGCCGCCTATAAGGTACTGATTGCCGCCTTTGGGTACATCCGTGGCATATTGATATTTGAAATCAAATTTCATATTCCTCCTTCATAAGCACTTATTGCATTCCGCCATCCAGTTTCTGATAATTAGCACATTATGTGCTACTTATGTGTGCTTACATAATAGAGTATAAATTGTGATTGTCAAACATATCAACATGATATTTTTAATAAAACATGCAAATTGCAACTAAAGTGTTTATGTTCATAAACTTATGGGGTATGATATACACATGGAAACTGTACGATTGATCTGGATATATTCCGGAGGTCAACTCGTGCCGTTCAAAGTCGATCAAGCACGCACTGATCTGCTTGGACAGCCCGATTTAGACGTTCTGGCGGATAAAGGCGATGATTCTGTTTACTATACAAAACTGCGCAATGATGTAAGGAGAAACTGTCCTGTCTGCGGCTCTGAGCGGGTAATCCTTCACGCCACAGATACAAGAAAAGTTCTGGACGTTTTGCAACTTTCGGATGGTCAGAAGCAGTTTGTTACCGTCTATGTATACTTTTCGAGGTATATGTGCAGGAACAGCGCCTGCAAGACAACATTTACAGCTCCGATGAACTTTGTCTGGTACAACACACTGGTTTCCAAAAGGCTCGCTGCATATGCCCTGGACTGTGCCATGCACATGCCGATGCTGAATGCTTCGGAAGCTGTCAAGGGAACAATCACCCGTGAGGGAATCAACAAGCTGCTCAAACGCTGGATTGCAGCAAATGATGAAGCCAGATCCAGAGTGCTTCCTGAATTTCTCGGTATTCATGTCATTGGCATCAAAGGCATTGCAAGAACGCTGATTACTGATGCTGCGCACAACGCCGTGCTTACCATTCTGCCGGATACCTATGATGAAACACTGCGTGAATACTTTGCGGATAAAGACGCCCGGCTAGTGAAGAAGGTTATGACGGATTACCACAGCTCCTTCCGGATCATAGCAGAATCAATGTTCCCGGATGCGGTTAAGATGCTGTATCTGCCGGATATTCCCGATAAGCTGAAGGACATTGCCCACATACAGGATAAAGATACTGATATATACAAGCTGCAGAGAAGCAGCACAGCGGATGAACTGATGAACCGCTGCTCGGATATTGACTCCTTCGACCGCTGGGTATCCAGCCTTAAAGGCGATACTGATTCCGAAAAAATGGTTAAAGCAGATGCCTACTATATCAGAGCTTATATAGGAAACAGACGTTTTCTTGGAGAAGGTTATGTCAACTTACTGGCAAGATTTACAGCCCAGGGAGAACGCACGTACAAGTGTCAGTATCCGGCAATCCGGGCACGGCTGTTGTATGGAAGACTGACAGAACCGCTGTCACGCAACAAGGATGTAACGGAATCAGCAACACCGCTGAAGGCTGCTGTGGAATATCTTGAAAATTACGATAAGGAAAACGAGGGTAAAGTATGACGACATCAGATGAAAAGATTCAGGAAGTTGGCAAAAATATACAGGAAAAGTCAACGGTAATATGGAACGCCGCAAACAGTCTTTACGGTGCATTCAAGCCGCATGAATACGGCCTTGTGATTCTCCCAATGGCCGTGATCAAGCGTTTCCATGACTGTCTGCTGCTGACACATGATGCGGTAGTGGAGCTCAGCAGGAAACTGGATGCGCAGGGCATCGTCGTAAAGGACGGCTTCCTGAAGAAGGCTTCCGGGTATCAGTTCTACAACACCAGTAAGTTCACCTTCCAGACGCTGATCGCTGATCCGGAAAATATCGAAGCCAACTTCAAGGATTATCTGAACGGTTTCTCTGACAATGTCTCGGACATTCTCTCCCGCATGAACTTCTATCAGCAGATTGATCGTATGGTAGAGGCAGGACTTCTCTTCCAGGTCATTTCTGATTTCTCTTCCGAAAAGGCAGACATGGATCCCCGGAAAATCAGCGCTGTTGACTTCGGCTATATTTTTGAGGATCTCGTACGTAGATTTTCCGAGTCCTACGATGAGGAAGCAGGAGCCCACTTCACTTCCCGTGACATCGTGTATCTGATGTGCGACCTGCTCGTTGATGGTGAAGATTTTAAAGATGGCATCAAGAAGACGATCTATGACCAGACGATGGGCACCTCCCAGATGCTTACCTGCATGGAGGAACGGTTGAAGCAGCTCGACAGCAATGCTGATGTTACGGTATTCGGTCAGGAGCTGAATCCGTTTACCTTCGGCGTAGCCAAAGCAGACATGCTGATCAGAGGCGGTGATCCGGACAACATGCAGTTTGGCGATACACTCAGTGATGACAAATTCAAGGGCTATCAGTTCGACTACTGCATCTCCAATCCGCCCTTCGGCATTGACTGGAAGCGTGAAGCAAAGTCCGTTGAAGCCGAAGCAAAGATGGGAGATGCAGGAAGGTTTGGAGCCGGTCTTCCTTCCAAAAGCGACGGTCAGATGTTGTTCCTGCAGAATGGCATTGCAAAGCTGAAGGAAGATGGGCGCATGGCCATCATTCAGAACGGCTCTTCCCTGTTTACGGGCGATGCCGGAAGCGGCCCGTCTGAGATCAGACGCAGAATCATTGAGAATGACTGGCTGGATGCAATCGTCCAGCTGCCGAACGATGCCTTCATGAACACTGGTATTGCAACCTATATCTGGCTG contains:
- a CDS encoding DegV family protein, with the translated sequence MENYKIVTDACSDIIPEYADKEGILVIPMEVAMTDGYKFKATYDNSEFPLDDFYKKVESGVMSSTTAITPQTYLDFFRPLLKEGFDILYNCFTSGMSSTYNNSLLAQQQLQEEFPDHKLIIVDSRGATGGMGYQSYFAALNRDEGMSIEDNAQWLEDTKLHINYTWTVSDLNHLRRGGRLSNIAAFAGTLLQLKPVGDIDNEGRLVGMGTARGRKSSLKRLADIMAARIDTSVDKPVLICHCACPEDAEELKQRVLETGKTKNVIIGRVGPVVGTHLGPSGITLYYFCDHRGGLK
- a CDS encoding DDE-type integrase/transposase/recombinase — encoded protein: MNEKIMVRDILTDPKTGEQWRVIFHNGDIAVIVKMNVSSLQIKSITVKTIMDRLSDKTLEVSADDITIISPRKLSPRTREKFLSDKSIAEDISKAYGPTFLNLVGKQKKDEFVKIAEQHDAAKSTVWKITRLYLQGGLSDAALIDGRYKKAAPAVKTRVRKPGRKSAYGLDQGKLLTETDLKLFDQMVAMRTKPDGSAHGQTWDYLYHYMLDKYYSSDITADDGSVVRILLPANQRPTYNQFYHYVRQHAPKKALTVADTSAFEENNQHRLHTGSAKTNLIGPGDCFEIDACEVDAALVSRTNPSQAVGRAIVYIIIDVWTSMIMGVSIAFDNNSVVGLTNAIYSLALNKHELCSRYDITFEDDRLWPTGYKPLKFRVDHGSDFISKDFNRIAEELNVDIDTVPVMNGSMKGTVEHIFHMINQETGIPLIMHGKITKRYDSKHHKQAVMTIEDYTKIVLSFVLSHNSKYMVSKLKSEGQIEAGVRPIPAELWTYYCDNFNYPRMLPDDESLRYTLCVPAKAVISSDMPGFCVNGLYYECDLYQVNADRYRHQRTRQYYAIRIDPRNTSYIYILDDDNHPVREKLIASIPENNSYRDMTWKRYEYLRKAGKIMDKQNEAYRQEHKIALNRTVESIVDSAASRHEGITNNTKDMVPARSEEKEAISVEHSLAKDASVPIVPEQNASPDSAKGNTSSHIIVGSKITMEERKRQIEEIARRKM
- a CDS encoding TnsA endonuclease N-terminal domain-containing protein, with protein sequence MRQISDETRRKQHRGEGHGRTYKPWILPREIHGLSTTVNYHDAKAGRTVSLLSQGELNIYLCLQWQDNVADIREQYPLPLTDTEAIAEYYGLRHPAHAGKNIVMTTDFLVDLNDGRQFAVSVKPDQSEIDDRRTDEKLFIEKKYYESQKIPYYVVFKTDIPANTAKNLRLVMKYYSLDDVHSRRDMVLHLIAHKRILTDMNVCQLPIKELESAFVPNGEAFEKLRKEELV
- a CDS encoding AAA family ATPase, yielding MKFDFKYQYATDVPKGGNQYLIGGSLDADTIVDAKYIRSNIAPGNPYVEALPRFLTPEQLVVANNRAIPLPTDEQIAAMDKYDKEEAVEQLSDIRFPLSFHGDFEREFHNAIVTSYRRRKLIYDEGIDVHYVMGNQDQIMHHKMTARNMSDSIEGISMLGTSGCGKTSCVNMTLSHYPQVIMHHPSSDYHFPQIVYLVVVCPHESSFKNIYDAIAAQIDLALGNINPVYQAKMAKKKMIGDKVAYCAQLIDLFGIGMIIFDEIQQMSRHSTSSSSVTSLLTLENNTNVAMSVIGTDDAFYDLFSERHTARRFSTYINANGYCNDRELFDLFMANLFSYSWTDIPIDISQEALDASYEITGGRLGTMVKLAKYVQLDAINAGSGVQMINADFIRNTAKNRHVDVFKEARAKEKYKDAKTEKAIQANFPLLNSVEQNEKQDETKKRMSEASKDSRNIQLIEMKRNVVKKLSDKYTAAKVEKVFNDIVMLPENASITEDEAVTAVQQRLEHNDAKAAAKQEGKKRRPDSDAMQDEILATRDNIGSILGKADA
- a CDS encoding type I restriction-modification system subunit M encodes the protein MTTSDEKIQEVGKNIQEKSTVIWNAANSLYGAFKPHEYGLVILPMAVIKRFHDCLLLTHDAVVELSRKLDAQGIVVKDGFLKKASGYQFYNTSKFTFQTLIADPENIEANFKDYLNGFSDNVSDILSRMNFYQQIDRMVEAGLLFQVISDFSSEKADMDPRKISAVDFGYIFEDLVRRFSESYDEEAGAHFTSRDIVYLMCDLLVDGEDFKDGIKKTIYDQTMGTSQMLTCMEERLKQLDSNADVTVFGQELNPFTFGVAKADMLIRGGDPDNMQFGDTLSDDKFKGYQFDYCISNPPFGIDWKREAKSVEAEAKMGDAGRFGAGLPSKSDGQMLFLQNGIAKLKEDGRMAIIQNGSSLFTGDAGSGPSEIRRRIIENDWLDAIVQLPNDAFMNTGIATYIWLISKEKPMNRRGKVQLIDASKCYEPRRKSIGSKRVDITDACRDMIVEAYGAFENRDYKAVTESGNEIVCKSKIMDSVDLGYYKVTVESPMLNGDGKPILKKGKMVPDTDKRDTETIPLDEDIDAYIAREVKPYNPDCWVDESKTKIGYEIPFTRVFYEYKQLEPADQIAERIKQREKVQMEKLQKLFGDE